The following are encoded together in the Pan troglodytes isolate AG18354 chromosome 6, NHGRI_mPanTro3-v2.0_pri, whole genome shotgun sequence genome:
- the LOC739114 gene encoding LOW QUALITY PROTEIN: putative postmeiotic segregation increased 2-like protein 1 (The sequence of the model RefSeq protein was modified relative to this genomic sequence to represent the inferred CDS: deleted 2 bases in 1 codon), whose product MPGWRRESVGTHSIRPRGTRASTRPPRVRSGRGAPRSYLQVASAECWAAAPAVPVGEPVHAGGLHTERGADPVIGLYLVHRGGACQTPTVGNRQTPTLGIHARPRRRATTSLLTLLPAFGKNAVRCALIGPGSLTSLTRPLTEPLGGKERREVFFPPRPERVEHNVESSRWEPRRRGACGSHGGNFPSPRGGPGVASLERAESSSTEPAKAIKPIDRKSVLQICSGPVVLSLSTAVKELVENSLDAGATNIDLKLKDYGVDLIEVSGNGCGVEEENVEGLTLKHHTSKIQEFADLTQVETFGFRGEALSSLCALSDVTISTCHVSAKVGTRLVFDHNGKIIQKTPYPHPRGMTVSVKQLFSTLPVRHKEFQRNIKKKRACFPFAFCRDCQFLEASPAMLPVQPAELTPRSTPPHPYSLEDNVITVFSSVKNGPGSSR is encoded by the exons ATGCCGGGGTGGCGCCGCGAATCGGTTGGGACGCACTCTATCCGGCCTAGGGGCACCCGGGCCAGCACCCGGCCGCCGCGCGTGCGCAGTGGGCGGGGGGCCCCGCGCTCCTACCTGCAAGTGGCCAGTGCCGAGTGCTGGGCCGCCGCTCCTGCCGTGCCTGTTGGGGAGCCAGTACATGCAGGTGGGCTCCACACGGAGAGGGGCGCCGACCCCGTGATAGGGCTTTACCTGGTACATCGGGGTGGCGCGTGCCAGACACCAACGGTCGGAAACCGCCAGACACCAACGCTCGGAATCCACGCCAGGCCACGACGGAGGGCGACCACCTCCCTTCTGACCCTGCTGCCGGCGTTCGGA AAAAACGCAGTCCGGTGTGCTCTGATTGGTCCAGGCTCTTTGACGTCACTGACTCGACCTTTGACAGAGCCACTAGGCGGAAAGGAGAGACGGGAAGTATTTTTTCCGCCCCGCCCGGAAAGGGTGGAGCACAACGTCGAAAGCAGCCGTTGggagcccaggaggcggggcGCCTGTGGGAGCCATGGAGGGAACTTTCCCAGTCCCCGAGGCGGACCCGGTGTTGCATCCTTGGAGCGAGCTGAGAGCTCGAG TACAGAACCTGCTAAGGCCATCAAACCTATTGATCGGAAGTCAGTCCTTCAGATTTGCTCTGGGCCGGTGGTACTGAGTCTAAGCACTGCGGTGAAGGAGTTAGTAGAAAACAGTCTGGATGCTGGTGCCACTAATATTG aTCTAAAGCTTAAGGACTATGGAGTGGATCTCATTGAAGTTTCAGGCAATGGATGTGGGGTAGAAGAAGAAAACGTCGAAGGCTTAA CTCTGAAACATCACACATCTAAGATTCAAGAGTTTGCCGACCTAACTCAGGTTGAAACTTTTGGCTTTCGGGGGGAAGCTCTGAGCTCACTTTGTGCACTgag TGATGTCACCATTTCTACCTGCCACGTATCGGCGAAGGTTGGGACTCGACTGGTGTTTGATCACAATGGGAAAATCATCCAGaaaaccccctacccccaccccagaggGATGACAGTCAGCGTGAAGCAGTTATTTTCTACGCTACCTGTGCGCCATAAAGAATTTCAAAGGAATAttaagaag aaacgtgcctgcttccccttcgccttctgccgtgattgtcagtttcttgaggcctccccagccatgcttcctgtacagcctgcagaact